The proteins below are encoded in one region of Podarcis raffonei isolate rPodRaf1 chromosome 8, rPodRaf1.pri, whole genome shotgun sequence:
- the KDF1 gene encoding keratinocyte differentiation factor 1: MLGKTQGHRQNLSSYHQPPKDVAVPQQINSPRATDISLEVFSGSTPELKQTRKPTRAARSRKADPKDASGREGETSTFIPGAVETPRPPCCPTLSQAWSVYKAIFCCIVTCGDCFRDCPSRSLYNEALTDESRECNGRSPNSPANSSPAEKNGSQTKKSTIGSSFSYPDVKLKGIPVGIYTPSPHTDTDSCYKEPLPEKIARNSIEKQPLPSSLRSSEDYSADDLDSDSDSDPKNSSISSGRIDYLIHRKLTELFSIHQIDELAKCTSDTVFLEKTNKISDLINSITQDYHLDEQDAECRLVRGIIRISTRKSRVRPRVSVPTRPSLEESMSRGNLPDSGNETMLASVLPSEGDFPVQISVETTADMKARNMRHGAYSTAGSPLSRGSSFQDTETDSSGAPLLKVYC; the protein is encoded by the exons ATGCTTGGAAAGACACAAGGACATCGCCAAAACCTAAGCAGCTACCACCAGCCCCCTAAAGATGTTGCGGTACCCCAGCAGATCAACTCTCCCAGAGCGACTGACATTAGCCTGGAGGTGTTCAGTGGCTCTACTCCTGAGCTCAAGCAAACCCGCAAGCCAACACGAGCTGCGAGAAGCCGCAAAGCCGACCCCAAAGATGCCAGTGGGAGGGAGGGCGAAACGAGTACCTTTATCCCTGGCGCTGTGGAGACCCCCCGGCCCCCATGCTGCCCCACTCTGTCCCAGGCCTGGAGTGTTTACAAAGCGATCTTCTGCTGCATTGTGACATGCGGGGACTGCTTCAGGGACTGCCCTTCTAGGAGCCTCTACAATGAGGCACTGACAGATGAGAGCCGAGAGTGCAATGGGCGTTCGCCAAACAGTCCTGCCAATagctcccctgctgaaaaaaatggGAGCCAAACCAAAAAGAGCACCATCGGGAGCAGTTTCAGCTACCCAGATGTGAAACTGAAAGGGATCCCAGTGGGGATTTATACCCCTAGCCCCCACACGGATACTGATTCATGCTACAAGGAGCCTCTTCCGGAGAAGATAGCCAGGAACAGCATAGAGAAGCAACCTCTCCCCAGCAGCCTTCGAAGCTCTGAGGATTACTCCGCTGACGATTTGGATTCCGACAGTGACAGTGACCCAAAGAATAGCTCTATATCCAGTGGTCGGATTGATTACCTGATCCACAGGAAACTGACCGAGctcttcagcattcaccaaatTGACGAGCTGGCCAAGTGTACGTCGGACACCGTCTTCCTGGAGAAGACCAACAAGATCTCAGACCTCATCAACAGCATCACTCAGGACTATCACTTGGATGAGCAGGATGCCGAATGCAGGCTGGTCCGGGGGATCATACGCATCAGCACGCGCAAAAGCCGGGTCCGACCCCGCGTTTCTGTCCCGACCCGCCCGAGTCTGGAGGAGAGCATGAGCAGAGGCAATCTGCCAGACAGTGGCAACGAGACCATGTTGGCATCTGTGCTCCCTAGCGAAGGAG ATTTCCCTGTTCAGATATCTGTAGAAACCACAGCAGATATGAAAGCCAGGAACATGAGGCATGGAGCATACAGCACTGCTG GATCTCCCCTGAGCAGAGGCTCTTCTTTCCAGGATACAGAGACAGATTCCTCTGGAGCTCCTCTGCTTAAAGTCTATTGCTGA